In Salvelinus fontinalis isolate EN_2023a chromosome 8, ASM2944872v1, whole genome shotgun sequence, the genomic stretch AGCAAAATTTAGTTTAAACTTTGTTCTTGAAGTCCATGGCAGTGTTACTGTTTGTGTCTGGTTGATCGGTGTGCACTGTCAGAGCATATTCAGGATCTGAGATGTGCCACCAAGTCGATGCTCTCCAGCCATTGACTTCTGTTACATTCCTTGGTTTTATGTCTCATTTGTATGATTAAATGTTGGTGTTGAGGATGCGTAACTGTCCCTCAAAGGCCAGTGTCTGCTTGTTGTCATTCTTGCCTTTTTTTTCAGTGACATCTTTTTTTTATCCTGGGAAACCAGGTGTAGTCACTGTGCACTCTTGGCAATGAAAACCAGCAGAAATGTGGATTGTGAGGACTTGTCTTATGCCTCTGTTTTAGTGCAAATGGTCAACAAAGTGTGTATGCAATGAGTGGATATCCTGGTTTTAAATCAAGATGGATTTTCTTTTCATTTGTTAGTCTACCTGTATTGCAACATTGTTTTTGTCTGGGTCAGAACCCACATCTTGTTCAACATTTTGAAACTTTTTCATGGAAATGGTAATAAAGGTTTATGTAAATtggttgattttttttttttttcttacatCTGTTTTTTGCCTCCTACCCCCACCACTTCAAGTGGGGAGGGAATGCTAGCTATTGATAGTCTCAGTTTATTTTGTCATCACTACTGTTGGTGTGAGTACATTTGATAACCAATCAGCCACTGTATTTTGCAGTTGCTAGGAGAAGTAGATGGGCTAGTTGTTTTGTACATACTGATGGCTATGTCCACTACTTTATTTGGGGCCACACTTCTAATTCATCTTACCAGGCCTTGTCTGCCATATGTCCATTAGTAAATGTGCTTATCACACCTTACTTAGGTTCCGAGTTGCCAAATACTTAAGATTCATGATGTAcaggtaactaccaaaataatggaaacttgagtaaatgagggatcaGTATACTAAAAGCGGGTGCtgccacacaggtgtggttcctgtgtTAATTAAGATCCCATCATGCTTGGTCATGTgtaaaaatgctgggcagaccATCACGATAGCTATGCTCCCATCCACAAgcggtcactgaatggtttgatgagcatgaaattgatgtaaaccatatgccatggctgtAACAGATCAACAATTTAGGAAGATTCTGGAAGTGCCTTAGCGTTTTCCACCAccgaatggtgtcgcatcccgccaatatacactgctcaaaaaaataaagggaacacttaaacaacacaatgtaactccaagtcaatcacacttctgtgaaatcaaactgtccacttaggaagcaacactgattgacaatacatttcacatgctgttgtgcaaatggaatagacaaaaggtggaaattataggcaattagcaagacaccccccaaaacaggagtgattctgcaggtggtgaccacagaccacttctcagttcctatgcttcctggctgatgttttggtcacttttgaatgctggcggtgctctcactctagtggtagcatgagacggagtctacaacccacacaagtggctcaggtagtgcagttcatccaggatggcacatcaatgcgaactgtggcaaaaaggtttgctgtgtctgtcagcgtagtgtccagagcatgcaggcgcaaccaggagacaggccagtacatcaggagacgtggaggaggccgtaggagggcaacaacccagcagcaggaccgctacctccgcctttgcaaggaggtgcactgccagcgccctgcaaaatgacctccagcaggccacaaatgtgcacgtgtctgctcaaacggtcagaaacagactccatgagggtggtatgagggcccgacgtccacagttgggggttgtgcttacagcccaacaccgtgcaggacgtttggcatttgccagagaacaccaagattggcaaattcgccactggcgccctgtgctcttcacagatgaaagcaggttcacactgagcacatgtgacagacgtgacagagtctggagacgccgtggagaacgttctgctgcctgcaacatcctccagcatgaccggtttgtcgatgggtcagtcatggtgtggggtggcatttctttgtggggccgcacagccctccatgtgctcgccagaggtagcctgactgccattaggtaccgagatgagatcctcagaccccttgtgagaccatatgctgacacatgcacatttgtggcctgctggaggtcattttgcagggctctggcagtgcacctccttgcactaaggcggaggtagcggtcctgctgctgggttgttgccctactacggcctcctccacgtctcctgatgtactggcctgtctcctggtagcgcctgcatgctctggacactacgctgacagacacagcaaacctttttgccacagttcgcattgatgtgccatcctggatgaactgcactacctgagccacttgtgtgggttgtagactccgtctcatgctaccactagagtgagagcaccgccagcattcaaaagtgaccaaaacatcagccaggaagcataggaactgagaagtggtctgtggtcaccacctgcagaatcactcctgttttggggggtgtcttgctaattgcctataatttccaccttttgtctattccatttgcacaacagcatgtgaaatttattgtcaatcagtgttgcttcctaagtggacagtttgatttcacagaagtgttattgacttgaagttacattgtgttatttaagtgttccctttatttttttgagcagtgtagttccaCTTGTAGAATCAATGCCACGGTGCTTTGAAGCTATTCTGGCTCACGGTGGCCCAATTTACTATTAAAACACTTAGCATTTATTTGGTTATGCTGGATTAACATAGCAGTAGGTTGACTGTCTTCTGGATTTTTGTTAATGGCTAGCTTCATGTAGTGCAGGGTTGGGCAACTTTGGTGGGGCTGCATTTGCCTGGTCCGTGTGCCCACATTGCAAACTAAACATTTTAGCAGCTCCCCTTGACAGCGGAGGAAATTttgtgcaattctacacattttgctacagagcgtagagaaaatgttgcaattaagtaatttcctgcaattctactcattttgcaatCGTCCAGGGAGGAAAATTAGCCGTTTCACCACTAACTTCACCATAGGGTGGAGAAATGTTTGCCGTTTTTAATATATCCGAGACTAACCAGATCAATGCCCCCCCCCTCCcggtaattcaaccatgattacTAAATTTAGATGgccgctagactaatttaccaataaaAAAAACATGGGGTGACAAgcagaaaaactgctgatgcacaaccacattgaaATCGCACCTTGTCTGTTCTAACTTACAATAATACAAGACCCTGACTAAATTTCAAATTGATCCAATGGCCTTCAAAAAGGGCtcccagttgcccatccctgatctcaTGTACTGCATTGTCACAACACTACGTTGACTGATCTTCACCCAGATAGGGTGTATTCAGTAGTGTACACTGCAAAATGAGTTTCTTGCTGGACAAATTCAGCTAGATCCCACCCTGTTTTGGACCATTTGCTTTTGTTGGTTCCTAGTGAACATATCCGTTGTCTTGTCACCATAGAGAAAAAGAAGTACAAAAGAAGTACTCTAAGAATTTATTAAATGTACAAAATCCAGCAGACAGGAGGTTTAATCctcatcttcttcctcctcctcatcctggtTGATCTGGAAGTAGCGCAGCTCGTAGCTCTCCTTGGTGTTGGCCACAACGCGCAGCCAGTCGCGAAGATTGTTTTTCTTCAAGTACTTCTTGGTCAGATATTTCAGATATCTGCAGACAAATGGCATTCAGATGTGTGAGGTTGGGCTTTGGCTTTCAATGTTTTCCCCAAAGCaatacacatacaaaacaacctAGTAAAGCTAATGTTTTTGCTATACACCTCAACGAATCACAAAAACACAGCACAAAGGTTGAAGAATGATACTGTAGCGCAGTCACGTGCGGTTAGCGTATTCATGTGCAGGGGTGGATAAACTCAACAAGGAAGTCTGAGGGAGAATTCAGTTCACAGCCAGTGTATATCAATGCACATAATGTTACTGGTGCATGACAGATGCAGGAGATAAGCCATAAAGCATTCGGGAGTTGGTTAAGTGGGAATTATTAAGTTGAATTCTACATAGCCAAAACTCAATATTGGCATCATCAATATCAACAATCAATATCAGCAACCTAAACAAAAATATTACTGATAAAGGCTATAAAAACAAGGGGCCTCTTATCCATCATAATCAGTGCAAAAGTAAGTCAATTATTCATATGAGCAATTATTTTGTGAGGACATAAGCATTTACCAAAGTTTTAATAGCTTGAACATGTAAACAATGTATTGGGTGAAAGACATTTgacaaaaagttttttttttttaagaacaaATACACAAATGTCTGCATTGCAATTTGATTACTACAGTCCCGAGTTGCCAGTGCAGTTACCATACCTTTTGGAGAAGGGGACCTCGGAGGAAACTGTGATCTTGCTCTTACTCCTCTCAAtagacaccacaccaccaccaaggTTGCCAGCTTTCCCATTCACCTTGATGCGCTCCTGGAGAAACTGCTCCTTTAACCATTAAAACATACTGTGTAAGCATATACTTCTAATTTCTAACAACAAAAGATTGAGTTGCCCAACAttacttaaaatatatatatatatatatttctatttcaccaggtagactagttgagaacaagttctcatttacaactgcgacctggccaagataaagcaaagcagtgcgacaaaaacaacagtgtAGTGGATGTGAAACTAGCCTGTTGGCTGGAGCACATCAGTGACATCACACCTTCACTTGGATCTAAAGCCAACTGTCGCTCATGGAGTGACCGACTAGTCTCTTGCTCTGTCAGCAAACACAGTTGGCTTTGAGTTGTGTGTTGTTGTGCAGGTCACTAGCTAGTGTAAACCCCACTTGAGATTTAAAGGCCCagttttatatacatttccacaTGATGAGGTTTGCATAATGCTGTGAAATTGTGAAGATGATAAAAAAACTTAGGTGTAAGAGTTGTTGGAAAAGACAGCCTGAAATgtaagcctgttttggtgggatggtggTTTGTCCTTCCTGGTGACATCACTAGACAGTAAATTAGTTAGACCAATAAGGAGTTCCAAACCTACTAATAACAGCACATTTTCAGTGTCCTCCCCACTTAAGACCACTCCCATAGTCCTAACGAAAATTCTTGCTTTGGAAATTGCTCAATGCTAAGAAGCTATGTTTTCTCTTAAAATTATAAAGAAACAATCACAGCACTGTacataattgttacccagaaatgatttgataatgagagaaaaaaaactgcTGCATTGGACGATTCTGTTCAACATGTCGATCCCATGAACTGTCATTTCATAAGCTCCTTCCATCCTTCAGTTTATACTAAACCATTCAGGATTGTGGCTAAAGGGGGTTTCAAATAAGGGCGTTTGTGCAACTAAAATATTTAAATTTTCCTTGCAACCAGGCACAGGTATAAAACCTGTCAGTGTAACTGCAAAACTACTTACAAAGTTGGCAGCATCCATGATGCCATCTTCAACAGGGTGGGTGCAGTCCAGAGTGAACTTCAGGACCTGCTTCTTCTTCTTGCCACCCTTGGACCCCTTGGTGCTCTGCTTCTTCTGCAGATAAGATTGACAGCTAATTAAAAATATGATAGTCACTACCATTGTAGCTGTTCCGTTTAGTTAGCTGCCTAGAATCTAACAGTTAACGTTACCTAACGTTAGTTCACCATACGCGCTACTACCGCAGACATCAACTATGTTTTAGCTAATCCCTAATTCAGAGGAAGCTTTAGTCAGGTGGCTCCTTAATAAGACCAATATTTTAGTTATTTAACTAATCAAACTACTGCTGACCATAAAACGAACAAAAAATGTTAAGCTAGTTTTGTGTAGCTACAACGTGGTGGATCTGGCTAGCTAACGTCAGCTAAACTAGCAAAAAAACTTGCTAATTTAGCGGGCCTCGTGAATAACAAAACCCAATTCAGTGCCTTGTTTAGCATGATTAACGATTACATAAGCCCTCCTAAATATGCCCCGATTTATACAAATAATGTACAGCCGTTTTAAGTGTGaaaaatttatatatttcaaCAATTTTCCACACGCGATTGTACCCACCACAGGAGCCATGGCGAAGAATTTAGCAGAAAGGAAGAGCTGGGTTTGCGCGTGCGTTACATTTTGGCCTGATGAATCAATCGCAGATCTAGTCGATACAATCACGGCATCAGAGTTCGATTAAAAGGCTTAACATTATTGTTTATATATCTTATTGAAATTCCATATATTTTGAAGGATAACAAGTACAAACGTGTTAAAACAATACATCCTTCTACAAATTGTAACAAAAAAcaatacaaacaaaaaataaacagaaaaacACTTaggatgttgttgttttttggtcCATAATTACCTATTTGGGAAAGGGGATACTTAGTCAGtagcacaactgaatgcattcaactgaaatgtgtcttccacatttaacccaaaccctctgaatcagaggtccATCATAATGACGTTGTCAAAACCCTGCTCTTTGAATGGTCCTTCATAATGTCATCGTCATAATCCTGCTCGCTCATTGGTTCTTCGTTACGCTGCTCTCTGATTGGTCCCTTCATTACTATGTCGTCATAACCCTGCTCCCTAATTGGTGATCCCTTGATTACGACATTACCATAACCCTGCTCTGATAGGTTGTTTATTATGACATTGCCATAACCCTCCTATCTGATTGATCCCTTCAGAATGGCATCCTCATAACCCTACTCTGATTGGTCCCTTCATAATGACAAATACAGTTCTTGGGCTATAGCTCCTTGCCAATAGTGACTTAATAAACTCTGGCATAGTGAGCAGGGAGGCAGAcaacaaggtaaaaaaaaaaatcctgcctTTGTTTCATAGTGTCTGGCATTGAGCACAGTGTGGTCCTAGAAACCTGGCAACTTTCAGTAACAAGATAAAGAGAATTTGGGCATCTAGGCATTTGAATGATTGATCCCTCTGGGCTCAGGTGAAGTTCATTGATGTGACCTCCAGGACTGGATTATATAACGTCGTTGTCATTTTGCAGTATTGTGGATATGGATATGTTAATGTCAGTGCAAACTAGTTTAGATGAGATTGTGGTGGTATTTCCAGGATGCATATGAGTTTATTTAACATAAATCACATGACACTTAACATGACATAACTAACTTACTGACAAGGATATTAAATGCTCTGTCATATAGGCTATGTGCTCTGTTTTCTATGAGTTGCCTAGTGTTTATGCTCTAGTTGAAGGGTTGTAAACTGTGAGAATTCTATTTACAATGCTCTTGCATGCATTATTTACAATGTTATCCAACTTCAACTTGCTGACGACTATGCCTGTGACAGTCTAGCCATGTCTGAACTGATATAATTGTTGACAGCTTGTACAAGTATTCATTGGAGGTTATCTTTTGTAagagtgagagggtgagaggctACAGTGGACCTTATTAAGTGTGGGACAAGTCTAGTCAATTCTCTAGCTCCCCTTAAAACACTGAAAATATGCTCTAAGTAACATGTTCGTTTATGAGATTAATTCAGTTAATGACATGGGAAATCACACTGGTGTAAAGCAATATGCAGTGTTGTTTGTTGATATGCTTATCGTTGACATTACCGTGTAATCAGAATTCAGTGTGATACTACAGTACCAgtagtgtagtaaccaaaaaagtgttaaacaaatcaaaatatattttacatttgagattcttcaaagtagccaccctttgccttgatgacagctttgcacactcttgtagCCAGCCGCTGTGTGGAGCTTGCAGGGAAACAACCCACAAGAACAAGATAATCTCCTGCCACGACATTGTCTCCCTTGCCAATCGCACGATGGGGCCCACAAAACATGTGGTGTGTTAAAACTACAATCTTCTTCAATCTTAAAGTGTTACGTACCCCTTTAAAAACAGCTAGATATATTTTATGGATAAACTAGCAGGTGCACAGAAAATGTTGGTGAAAATGTTGGTGAAATCCAAGGCTCTCAAACTCAAATTCTCTCTTCTCTGAGATTACATTGtaatgtctgtatgtatgtctgaTCGTGACTGTTTGTCTGTCTACCCACAGCCCTCTACGATGAGCTAGCTGTACATCATGTTCTCCACAGAGAAGTCCATGCTGTCCATCAACTGTTTCAGAGACATGCAAGTGTGAGTTACAGTCAGCTCCTATCCCTAATATTTTATCACTTAAATAATTAAATAGTCAACTATTAAGCAATATTGAGACAGCATATATGCAAAGCTGTGAAAGGCTGGACCAAGCCATCATAGTGAGTGCATTCTCCTAATTATTTCCTACTTGTTCCATCTTGCTGTAGGGCAggcatcatcaactagattcagccgtgggccAATTTTATCTTGGGCAGATGAGCCGAAACATAATAACAAATCATTTGtaaactgcaaattgaccgcaagaagcgccaaaaaatacaatatttgactgaaacataatcatttcgaaccttgcttacatttgtatacgatcacatatacactgtacagttcattcggaaagtattcagacaccttgactttttccatattttgttacgttacagccttattctaaaatggattaaatcgtttcttccctcctcatcaatctacacataatgacaaagcaaaaacagttttttggaaatgtttgcaaataatacaaatttaaaaaacagaaatatcacatttacataagtattcagaccctttactcagtactttgttgaagcacctctggcagcgattacagcctcaagtcttttgggtataacgctacaagcttggcacacctgtatttggggagtttctccaattcttctctgcagaacctctcaagctctgtcaggttggatgggtagcgtcgctgcacagctattttcaggcctctccagagccgttagatcgggttcaagtccgggctctggctgggccactcaaggacatttgagacttgtcccgaagccactactgcgttgtcttggctgtgtgcttagggtcattgtcctggtggaaggtgaaccttcaccccagtctgaggtcctgagcgttctggaataggttttcatcaaggatctctctctgtactttgctccgttcatctttgcctcgatcctgactagtctcccagtccctgccgctgaaaaacatccccacagcatgatgctgccaccaccatgcttcaccatagggatggtgccaggtttcctccagatgtgacacttggaattcaggccaaagagtttcatcttggtttcatcagaccagggaattTTGATCTCATGGTCTGAGTTCTTAAGATGCcgtttggaaaactccaagcaggctatcatgtgccttttactgaggagtggcttccgtctggcaactctaccataaaggccagattggtggagtgctgcagagatggttgtccttctggaaggttcttccatctccacagaggaactgtggagctttgtcagagtcaCCATCACCACCTCAGTGACCAAgatccttctcccctgattgctcaatgttgccaggcggccagctctaggaagagtcttggtggttccaaacttcttccattgaagaatgatggaggccactgtgttcttggggaccaatgctgcagatatttgttggtaccattccccagatctgtgcctcaacacaatcctggctcggagctctactgacaattccttcaacctcatggcttggtttctgttctgacttgcactgtcaactgtgggaccttatatagacaggtgtgtgcctttccaaatcatgtccaatcaattgaatttaccacaggtggactccattcaagttgtaaaaatatctcaaggatgatcaatggaaacaggatgcacctgagctcattttcgagtctcataacaaagggtctgaatacttacgtaaataaggcatttctctTTTTTATCtgttatacatttgctaacatgtctaaacctgttttcattttgtcattatggggtattgtgtgtagattgatgaggacatttatttatttaacctattttagaataagtctgtaatgtaacaaaatgtggaaaaagtcaagggatctgaatactttccgaatgcactgtatatacctaTAGACAACAATACATGTGGAGGAACTTGGTGGAGTTTAgtttgttgggtggggagagagagagtgtgtgtgtgtgtgtgtgtgtgtgtgtgtgtgtgtgtgtgtgtgtgtgtgtgtgtgtgtgtgtgtgtgtgtgtgtgtgtgtgcggtgttgTCTAGTGCCTTCTCATGGCGTGACCCCTGACTCCTAGGCGGTGAAGGAGCTCCGGACGTTGGCCAGAGGCCATCATCCTGCTGAAGGCCATGATCGAGGAGGTCCAAAAGAATGTTGATGAGGAGGAGTGCGCAATCAGCACTATTTTCAACAAAGTGCAGGTGAGCTGACATAGTCATCGGCCATTTTGAAAACATTAAACTCAACTCAGGGGGTGGCATTTAACTTAGCGGTTaagagccagtaaccgaaaggtctctggtttgaatccccgagccagcAAGGTGGAAAAAATCTGCCATtatgcctttgagcaaggcatttaacccgcaacaacaactgctccccgggagCTGATGACATGGACGTGGtttaaggcagccctccgcacctctctgattcagaggggttgtgttaaatgtggaagactgtTGTGCAATTTCCCTCGATTTCCTCAATTAATCAATGTTGTCTTTGTTTTTTTATACAGTTCCCCAAATTGTATTAAATTCTACCACAAGGTGTCACTCTTCATGTCCTATCTCGTAAAGTAGCTGAAGGTTCAATACCTTGCACAACATTACATGAGAGCAACATTTTATTGACTTATACTGGATACAGTTGTAATGCTCAAGTAGTGCTTTTATTTACAAACTGaaaataaatgtatgtaaattagtTTTGGTTGGGAAAGTATTCATTAGAGTCCAGTTAATTTAATCTTGAGAGATTTGCAATGCAATTAAATGACCCAGATAATATTGTCCTCTTTTGAATGAAAAACTGTCAGAACGAAAacaaatgacattctagacgacaAAAACAAAGAGCAGCGCAAAGGTGAGAATACATTTTTCTTCATGCTACCTTGCTTGAAAATCATGTTTATCATGTAGCCCTAATGAATAGCCTATGCTCAGAGAAACTGTTAACCTGTTATTGTTTGAATGGGCCTTCCGAACCGAGCGCACACAGATTCAGCCTCAATGGCTGTAAACTCAATTAACTCTCGAAGAAGGAAGTCTTACCACAGACAGACAatatgcatcccaaatgccaccacatttgggatgcatattggccaccattccctttatagtgaactactttaaaccagaagtagcgcactatataggaaatagtgtTACATTCGGGTGCACAAGTCTTCCTGCTTTGAGAATTCATTAGAGTGTTCAATACCAAGAGATATTGAACACCTAATGGCTTGTCTAATGCCTGCCTAATATGTATCCTGTTCCACATGTATATATAGATCCTACTGGGGGATTAAGGTGTCCATGGCAGCAGACCAATATAGATTAAAGCCAAATGAATAATAATGTGTCAGGACTAGCTACATCAGGCTTGCCTGGCACCACTTTCAACCCAGTAGCAAATGAGAACAGCTGTCTCATCTGGCTGCACTCTTACCCACTCTCCAGGTAATGTCCTGTCTATGGTATGCCTGTTTATCCTGGAGTAGTGATACATGTTGCCTATTTTTACAATGTTCTTATTCACCGTGCCCAACTGTATTTGTAATCCTAATTGATGTTCCATCTTGAGCAGGTGTAATATAATCAACTCAAGCCAATGTTCTCTTCCACCTTGCTATGTAAGTAGAGTGTAGTATGATGAATAATGCCCAATCTGGTTCTATGAATCCAGAAGGGCACAAACCAAAACATTAAATGGAATACTAGCAACTATGAATACAGTCTTTAAGCAAATTTATTTGACTTTGATATCTGTTATCCAGCGACTAAAGAAGATTGACTAACTGCCACACAGACTGAGACTAGCTCAGAATAGCAGTATTAAGTCCCTCTCTCCGGTCATCTTGCCTCCTCAACTGATGTTTGCTCATGTCACATCCCAAATATACATCCCATGTGTCTTCTTCTATGTTTCTGGTTTAGATCAACACAGAGTATCGGTCCGAGTTTGCTTATTGCCTTGAGTCTCTGTTACTGCTGGGCCAAAGACGCTCTGTGTCCATTGCTGGGAGTGTCGGGATTGAGTTTGGGCAATCCCAGCGGACTGTGAGTCATATTTCACCCCTACCATATGGAAATTGTGCAGACCTACACGCTCAAGGGTAAAATGTAATCAGCATGTTATTGATGTTCCCAATGAGTGAAACCTCAACATTCAAGACAGTATGCTTATACTTTCCAAATATGCTCGTCATGTTCTGAAATAGCCAGCGTAATATGAGGACACCCCTACCTGTTGTGTAAAATGTTATGTCAAGATATTTATTTATTGTGTAaatgtccttctgtctcctcagCCTGCAGTCATCCCTGTCCCTGCCACTCCCCTCCCATCAGTGACATGTCCCTGGGTTCATCCGTGGTGCCGAAGCCCACCGCTATATCATCACCAAGGTCCTCCTGGTAAAGGTTGGGGAGACCCCATTTACTGAGCACTGCCGCAACTATGAGAACAGCTACAGGGTGAGTGAGCTTCTACAACATTTTAAAGTTACTGTACAACTCTGATACCCATTGTTACAACATTACTGAGGGCTTTCACAGCCAATCAcagtgtttttgtatgtgtattt encodes the following:
- the LOC129860953 gene encoding 60S ribosomal protein L22; this encodes MAPVKKQSTKGSKGGKKKKQVLKFTLDCTHPVEDGIMDAANFEQFLQERIKVNGKAGNLGGGVVSIERSKSKITVSSEVPFSKRYLKYLTKKYLKKNNLRDWLRVVANTKESYELRYFQINQDEEEEEDED